The following coding sequences are from one Halococcus hamelinensis 100A6 window:
- a CDS encoding NAD-dependent epimerase/dehydratase family protein has product MRTVVIGATGHIGSYLVPRLLAAGHEVVSVTRGESEPYRSPGSWAQVERVSIDREAAEAEGTFGERIRDLRPDVVIDLICFEPESAEQLVRALDGEVQHLLHCGTIWVHGPSTEVPTTEDQPREPFGEYGRKKAEIESYLLDVARRDGFPVTILHPGHIVGPGWDPLNPAGHFSPEVFERLANGEELALPNLGLETVHHVHADDVAQAFEAALNNWSRAVGESFHVVSPAALTLRGYAEAVAGWFGQSADLSYLPWEEWRERVSDEEAEATWDHIAHSPNCSIEKARHALGYQPRYTSLQAVRESVARLVENGTVETDPLS; this is encoded by the coding sequence ATGCGTACCGTCGTCATCGGGGCCACCGGCCACATCGGGTCATATCTCGTGCCACGATTGCTTGCTGCGGGTCACGAGGTCGTGTCCGTGACCCGGGGCGAGAGCGAACCCTACCGGTCGCCCGGCTCGTGGGCGCAAGTCGAGCGCGTCTCGATCGACCGCGAGGCCGCCGAGGCGGAGGGGACGTTCGGCGAGCGGATTCGCGACCTCCGGCCCGACGTCGTCATCGACCTCATCTGCTTCGAACCCGAGAGCGCGGAGCAGTTGGTTCGGGCGCTCGATGGGGAAGTCCAGCACCTGCTCCACTGTGGAACGATCTGGGTTCACGGCCCGAGCACGGAGGTCCCCACGACCGAGGACCAGCCCAGGGAGCCCTTCGGCGAGTACGGGCGCAAGAAGGCCGAGATCGAATCCTACCTGCTGGACGTCGCCCGACGTGATGGCTTCCCAGTGACGATTCTCCACCCGGGCCACATCGTTGGTCCGGGGTGGGACCCCCTCAATCCGGCGGGTCACTTCTCCCCGGAGGTGTTCGAGCGGCTGGCGAACGGCGAAGAACTCGCGTTGCCGAACCTGGGTTTGGAAACCGTCCACCACGTCCACGCCGACGACGTCGCACAGGCCTTCGAGGCGGCGCTGAACAACTGGAGCCGGGCCGTCGGGGAGAGCTTCCACGTGGTTTCACCAGCAGCACTGACGCTCAGAGGGTATGCCGAGGCGGTCGCCGGATGGTTCGGCCAGTCGGCGGACCTCTCGTATCTCCCGTGGGAGGAGTGGCGCGAACGGGTCTCGGACGAGGAGGCGGAGGCGACGTGGGACCACATCGCGCACAGCCCGAACTGCAGCATCGAGAAGGCACGACACGCGTTGGGATACCAGCCC